A portion of the Actinomycetes bacterium genome contains these proteins:
- a CDS encoding acyltransferase translates to MTIATLPPSARDIPLTRLPALDAMRVVAATAVLSTHAAFQTGTAARGPVGAVLARMDCGVAVFFVLSGFLLYRPWAVAAQFDARRPKASAYLLHRALRILPAYWLVVVVALTLMPANIAATPRQWVAQLLLVQIYAPGLLSEGLTQMWSLATEVAFYLILPLLALAITTVGRVVGQLRAVIAGSIVMLVVGIYWQILSHSAGRPSYWSFWLPGYLAWFGAGMLLAALVERLLAPGELPSWGSTLRSLAASPGTCWATAGALLLLAATPIAGPRAFEAAQTPGAAVVKNLLYLVIAVLVVLPAALPSERPGLFLRITSGGVAHRLGEVSYGMFLWHLILLSTAFQVLGLHEFAGGFLAVFALTWTWTVAVSFTSWSILERPFLRLKRRVPL, encoded by the coding sequence ATGACCATCGCCACTCTCCCCCCCAGCGCAAGGGACATCCCGCTCACACGTCTCCCTGCGCTGGACGCGATGCGCGTCGTGGCAGCGACCGCGGTACTCAGCACCCACGCCGCGTTCCAGACCGGGACCGCTGCTCGCGGGCCGGTTGGGGCGGTGCTCGCACGGATGGACTGCGGCGTGGCCGTCTTCTTCGTCCTCTCTGGGTTCCTGCTCTACCGCCCGTGGGCCGTCGCCGCCCAGTTCGACGCCCGCCGGCCGAAAGCCTCCGCGTACCTGTTGCATCGGGCCCTGCGAATCCTCCCGGCCTACTGGCTGGTCGTCGTCGTGGCCCTCACCCTGATGCCGGCCAACATCGCGGCAACCCCCCGACAGTGGGTCGCCCAGCTCCTCCTCGTTCAGATCTACGCTCCCGGCCTGCTCTCGGAGGGGCTGACCCAGATGTGGAGCCTGGCCACAGAAGTGGCCTTCTACCTGATCCTGCCGCTGCTCGCGCTCGCGATCACGACCGTCGGGCGCGTCGTGGGCCAGCTGCGCGCCGTGATCGCCGGCTCGATCGTCATGCTCGTTGTGGGGATCTACTGGCAGATCCTCTCGCACAGTGCCGGCCGACCCTCGTACTGGTCCTTCTGGTTGCCCGGTTACCTGGCCTGGTTCGGCGCAGGGATGCTGCTCGCTGCCCTTGTCGAACGGTTGCTTGCGCCAGGAGAGCTGCCGTCATGGGGGTCTACGTTGAGGTCACTGGCAGCGTCACCGGGTACCTGCTGGGCGACCGCAGGAGCGCTCCTGCTGCTGGCCGCCACCCCGATCGCGGGGCCGCGAGCGTTCGAGGCGGCCCAGACGCCCGGAGCAGCCGTGGTGAAGAACCTCCTCTACCTCGTCATCGCTGTCCTGGTGGTCCTTCCAGCGGCGCTACCCTCGGAACGGCCGGGGCTGTTCCTGCGGATCACGAGTGGCGGCGTCGCGCACCGCCTGGGTGAGGTCTCCTACGGCATGTTCCTGTGGCACCTCATCCTGTTGTCTACGGCCTTCCAGGTCCTTGGCCTGCATGAGTTCGCTGGGGGGTTCCTCGCCGTGTTCGCCCTCACTTGGACCTGGACGGTCGCGGTCTCGTTCACCAGCTGGTCGATCCTCGAGCGACCCTTCCTGCGGTTGAAACGCAGGGTTCCGCTCTGA
- a CDS encoding DUF3068 domain-containing protein: protein MRKTLGLVLVGLGALLLVIAPLLKWYVAPRAEVTPLACTGTTLCDGGVSLSPSAGMAATLFDAGALKSVTNVSLVSTSRYRTDVAASHGADNRTVFEVFQSVNASPVSQISAPDGLVDASTSRYAFDGHTSDMINCCNANLSGTPITDFTGMVPFKFPFNVAQKSYPYFDSTLGKPVTIEFKGTATLQGLKVYKFSQTIPPTQYATLEVPGSLVGQPDQPSVKAPRFYTNERTVWVEPTTGSVVNGTEHQRQTLRGSDGTDQLVLLDATLSFTPENVRGSVDAAKSGANKINLIGSTLPLICLILGLVLLLLGLYFALGRQGGAAHAGPTGPKDSPGSTAQTEAATNLTALLNEPRPASPDLPGPPPGT, encoded by the coding sequence GTGCGGAAGACCCTGGGACTGGTGCTAGTCGGTCTGGGCGCATTGCTGTTGGTCATTGCGCCTCTGCTCAAGTGGTACGTCGCTCCACGCGCGGAGGTGACCCCACTGGCCTGCACGGGCACCACGCTGTGTGACGGTGGTGTCAGCCTCTCGCCCTCTGCGGGTATGGCTGCCACGCTGTTCGACGCGGGCGCACTCAAGTCGGTCACCAACGTGTCGTTGGTCTCGACGAGCCGGTACCGGACCGACGTTGCCGCGAGCCACGGGGCCGACAACCGAACTGTTTTCGAGGTCTTCCAAAGCGTCAACGCCTCGCCTGTGAGCCAGATCTCGGCCCCGGACGGACTCGTCGACGCATCAACGTCGCGGTACGCCTTCGACGGGCACACGTCCGACATGATCAACTGCTGCAACGCTAACCTGTCCGGTACGCCGATCACCGACTTCACCGGCATGGTGCCGTTCAAGTTCCCGTTCAACGTGGCTCAGAAGTCCTACCCCTATTTCGACTCCACTCTCGGCAAACCGGTCACGATCGAGTTCAAGGGCACCGCGACCCTCCAAGGACTCAAGGTCTACAAGTTCAGCCAGACAATCCCGCCAACGCAATACGCGACGCTTGAGGTTCCGGGCTCACTCGTCGGCCAGCCGGACCAGCCCTCAGTTAAGGCCCCGCGGTTCTACACGAACGAGCGGACGGTTTGGGTCGAGCCGACGACGGGGTCAGTCGTCAACGGCACGGAGCACCAGCGGCAGACTCTGCGTGGCTCTGACGGCACCGACCAGCTGGTTCTGCTCGATGCCACGTTGTCATTCACCCCCGAGAACGTCCGAGGTTCAGTCGACGCCGCGAAGAGCGGCGCGAACAAGATCAACCTGATTGGGAGCACCCTGCCCCTCATCTGTTTGATCCTTGGGCTGGTACTGCTGCTGCTCGGTCTCTACTTCGCCCTCGGTCGCCAGGGGGGCGCCGCTCATGCCGGTCCGACCGGTCCGAAGGACAGCCCCGGCAGCACGGCCCAGACCGAGGCCGCTACAAACCTGACTGCTTTGCTCAACGAACCACGTCCCGCGAGCCCCGATCTACCTGGGCCCCCACCGGGGACGTAG
- a CDS encoding acyltransferase family protein translates to MAERTLPHRPALDGVRALAVLAVLLYHGDVPWTQGGFLGVDLFFVLSGFLITSLLLREHEVTGRLDLGRFWARRARRLLPALGVLLVVVMWVLPLAGVVWGQRVRGDAIATLVYVSNWRFILTGQSYVDQYAGPSPLLHTWSLAIEEQWYLVFPLIALFVLSRPLGRRYLPWILGLGVAGSALLTMVLQAHGASLTRLYYGTDTRLQAILVGALAASLIGHRVWDHEPGGHRGAWYRSVSLPGFAVLVPLLVLARPESAWLYQGGLLLVATASVLVVVGVAAEPDASGPTRWLGWRPLVLLGTISYGVYLWHWPVYVVLDAQRTGLSAAPLLVLRILVTLAAATGSYLLVERPVRRGSLPQLGPMPAEALLDISAAVVILAVLVPLPGKAVPSSDSIDALAKVAASLPSTAPQAAPPSPKGTAIRSVVLVGDSQALSLYAGIKDDPSSTLTVRLVTRLGCGVVPYVSVVGGQPVSPQEPLCDDWAKARGSEIANAAGDLGVLFAGSWEQYDRWVDGRAVPYTDPEWMTLTVADYRTVLAEILHSMPHAAVVLDHCHDVPNVDIPASTLFQWGRYPPVVNDPGRIAATNRAVETAASYFPAVTVVDVGSLLCAHGYQASVDGVQLRTDGLHWTTEGARLVWRWMEPKLVAGAGVP, encoded by the coding sequence TTGGCAGAACGCACGCTCCCGCATCGGCCTGCCCTGGACGGCGTGCGGGCTCTGGCCGTGCTTGCCGTCCTGCTCTACCACGGGGACGTGCCGTGGACCCAGGGCGGATTCCTCGGGGTCGACCTGTTCTTCGTGCTCTCCGGCTTTCTCATCACCTCGCTGCTGCTCCGCGAGCACGAGGTCACCGGTCGGCTGGATCTGGGCCGATTCTGGGCTCGCCGGGCGCGACGGCTCCTCCCGGCGCTCGGGGTCCTGCTGGTCGTCGTGATGTGGGTGCTGCCTCTCGCCGGTGTCGTGTGGGGGCAACGCGTGCGCGGCGATGCGATCGCGACACTGGTCTACGTCTCTAACTGGCGCTTCATCCTCACCGGACAGTCCTACGTCGACCAATACGCCGGTCCGTCGCCCCTGCTCCACACCTGGTCCCTGGCCATCGAGGAACAGTGGTACCTCGTCTTCCCGCTGATCGCCCTGTTCGTCCTCTCGCGGCCCCTCGGGCGGCGGTACCTGCCATGGATTCTCGGCCTGGGCGTGGCCGGCTCTGCCCTGCTGACGATGGTCCTCCAGGCTCATGGCGCCAGCCTGACGCGGTTGTACTACGGCACGGACACGCGGCTGCAGGCCATTCTCGTGGGCGCCCTCGCTGCCAGCTTGATCGGCCACCGGGTCTGGGACCACGAGCCGGGGGGGCACCGGGGCGCCTGGTATCGGTCGGTCTCGCTACCAGGATTCGCGGTCCTGGTGCCACTGCTCGTCCTCGCCCGGCCGGAGTCCGCGTGGCTGTATCAGGGCGGGCTGCTTCTCGTGGCAACTGCTTCGGTACTCGTGGTCGTCGGGGTCGCCGCGGAACCGGACGCCAGCGGTCCGACCCGTTGGCTGGGCTGGCGCCCGCTGGTCCTCCTGGGCACCATCTCGTACGGGGTGTACCTCTGGCACTGGCCGGTGTACGTGGTCCTCGACGCGCAGCGGACCGGGCTGAGCGCAGCGCCGCTGCTGGTCCTGCGGATCCTCGTGACGTTGGCCGCCGCCACCGGCTCATACCTGCTGGTCGAGCGTCCGGTCCGGCGGGGCTCGTTGCCGCAGCTGGGTCCCATGCCGGCCGAGGCGCTTCTGGACATCTCCGCGGCGGTCGTCATCCTCGCCGTGCTGGTCCCTTTGCCGGGCAAGGCCGTGCCCTCGTCCGACTCGATAGATGCGCTGGCGAAGGTCGCCGCGAGCCTTCCCAGCACTGCTCCTCAGGCGGCGCCGCCCAGCCCAAAGGGTACGGCCATTCGGTCCGTCGTGCTGGTTGGGGACTCGCAGGCCCTGAGCCTGTACGCGGGAATCAAGGACGATCCTTCGAGCACTCTCACGGTCCGCCTCGTGACCCGGCTCGGTTGTGGAGTCGTCCCCTACGTCTCCGTTGTGGGCGGGCAGCCAGTGAGCCCGCAGGAGCCGCTCTGCGACGACTGGGCCAAGGCGCGAGGGTCCGAGATCGCGAATGCGGCTGGTGACCTTGGGGTGCTGTTCGCAGGCAGCTGGGAGCAGTACGACCGGTGGGTGGATGGGCGAGCGGTGCCCTACACCGACCCGGAGTGGATGACGCTGACGGTCGCCGACTACCGCACGGTGCTCGCCGAGATCCTCCACTCCATGCCCCACGCCGCCGTCGTCCTCGACCACTGCCACGACGTGCCGAACGTCGACATCCCGGCCAGCACGCTGTTCCAGTGGGGGCGTTACCCACCGGTGGTCAACGATCCCGGCCGCATCGCGGCGACCAACCGCGCGGTCGAGACCGCGGCGTCGTACTTCCCCGCCGTCACGGTGGTCGACGTGGGGAGCCTGCTGTGCGCCCACGGCTACCAGGCCTCAGTCGACGGGGTCCAGCTGCGCACCGATGGACTGCACTGGACCACCGAGGGTGCGCGTCTAGTATGGCGGTGGATGGAGCCCAAACTCGTGGCAGGTGCCGGGGTCCCGTGA
- a CDS encoding methyltransferase domain-containing protein has translation MGGSIERRPAGTDESRRASRSWWDAEADAYQAEHGSFLGDVRFVWGPEGLDEADAGLLGPVGGRRVLEVGSGAASGARWLVASGARAVATDLSGGQLAHAARLSASTGVPVPLVQADACALPFAVASFDVACSAYGAVPFVADPTALHREVARVLSPGGRWVFSVTHPLRWALPDSPGPEGLVVRHSYFDRAPYVEQDDAGRATYVEHHRTLGDRVRELVAAGFELVDLVEPEWPASNSSTWGGWSPLRGALVPGTAIFVCVTR, from the coding sequence GTGGGAGGGTCAATCGAGCGCCGGCCGGCTGGGACGGACGAGTCCCGGCGGGCCAGCCGGTCCTGGTGGGACGCCGAGGCGGACGCCTACCAGGCCGAGCATGGCAGCTTCTTGGGCGACGTGCGCTTCGTCTGGGGCCCCGAGGGGCTGGATGAGGCGGACGCCGGGCTGCTCGGCCCGGTGGGCGGACGGCGGGTCCTCGAGGTGGGCAGCGGGGCCGCCTCGGGAGCCCGCTGGCTGGTCGCGTCGGGGGCCCGTGCCGTGGCGACTGACCTGTCGGGCGGGCAGCTGGCCCACGCGGCCCGGCTGTCGGCGTCCACCGGCGTCCCGGTGCCGCTGGTGCAGGCGGACGCCTGCGCGCTGCCGTTCGCCGTGGCGTCGTTCGACGTCGCCTGCTCGGCCTACGGGGCGGTACCGTTCGTCGCAGACCCGACCGCCCTGCACCGCGAGGTGGCCAGGGTGCTGAGCCCGGGTGGGCGCTGGGTGTTCTCGGTGACCCATCCGCTGCGCTGGGCGCTGCCGGACTCCCCCGGTCCCGAGGGCCTGGTGGTGCGGCACTCGTACTTCGACCGGGCGCCCTACGTCGAGCAGGACGACGCCGGGCGAGCGACCTACGTGGAGCACCACCGCACGCTCGGCGACAGGGTGCGCGAGCTCGTGGCCGCCGGGTTCGAGCTGGTGGACCTGGTCGAGCCGGAGTGGCCGGCGTCGAACAGCTCGACCTGGGGCGGCTGGAGCCCCCTACGCGGCGCGCTGGTCCCTGGGACGGCGATCTTCGTGTGCGTCACTCGGTAG